In Phyllopteryx taeniolatus isolate TA_2022b chromosome 8, UOR_Ptae_1.2, whole genome shotgun sequence, one genomic interval encodes:
- the LOC133481872 gene encoding uncharacterized protein LOC133481872 — translation MPSLFYLTLLYLWTTKDTVCCMDIKVPFEFRTVTLGESLALKCYYNCSDGFVRGCWSKVSDNSVCLGEISRKFCTVTLHMPTVSTEDLKYNYTCYTRATDDPLLRQKTQRVVALFVKAQTSAQTWKVAPSNTPVPVQPRDSSGGQFTETQMLATFSLAVVMAMMALVVYLCVNHNRCSGNGEDDDGDGDVPRSGSPVHSRVVVSPVNGSSQNEQLTFRVSSPDIESQSEVPYAEIMISVRGVSTPELTQVSYLATENLQQWRGCESRGPMQASRSADRLHLPQTREVSRKMSTNSEYAVITYA, via the exons ATGCCGAGCCTATTCTATTTAACACTGCTTTATCTGTGGACGACCAAAG ACACTGTGTGCTGCATGGACATCAAGGTGCCCTTTGAGTTCAGGACTGTTACATTGGGGGAATCTCTTGCACTAAAATGCTATTATAACTGCTCTGATGGATTTGTTCGGGGCTGTTGGAGCAAAGTGTCCGATAACTCTGTCTGCCTGGGGGAAATAAGCCGCAAATTTTGCACAGTAACTCTTCATATGCCCACTGTTTCCACTGAAGATCTCAAGTACAATTACACTTGTTACACACGAGCAACAGATGACCCATTGCTTCGACAAAAAACACAGCGTGTTGTAGCTCTATTTGTAAAAG ctcagACAAGTGCCCAGACTTGGAAAGTTGCCCCAAGTAATA CTCCGGTTCCTGTTCAGCCAAGGGATTCAAGCGGAG GTCAATTTACTGAAACTCAAATGTTGGCAACGTTTTCCCTCGCTGTGGTCATGGCGATGATGGCACTGGTAGTTTATTTATGTGTGAACCACAACCGATGCAGCGGGAATG GggaagatgatgatggtgatggtgatgtGCCCAGATCAGG TTCACCAGTGCATTCCCGAGTTGTTGTCTCACCCGTAAATG GGTCATCCCAAAATGAACAACTGACTTTTAGAGTTTCCTCACCAG acATTGAGAGTCAAAGTGAGGTTCCATATGCCGAAATCATGATTTCAGTCAGAGGTGTCAGTACACCAGAACTCACTCAGGTCAGCTACTTGGCAACAGAAAACTTACAACAG TGGCGAGGCTGCGAATCGAGGGGTCCCATGCAGGCCTCGCGCTCAGCTGACAGGCTTCACCTTCCGCAGACCAGGGAGGTCAGCCGCAAGATGAGTACCAACTCCGAGTACGCAGTCATCACGTACGCTTGA